Part of the Leptospira bouyouniensis genome is shown below.
CCCCACCGGATTGAACTAGGGGAACCACATGAAGGGAAATGAAATGGAGAAAGAAACCTCTGACCAATTGATCCGCGAAACTATGAAAAATGCCGGACTGTCGGATTCGTTTATTGCAGATTTTATTCTAAAAGTAGATGCAGTACGGAATGGCGAAACAGGCTTTGTTCGTTGGGAGGAAGTAGGGGATTTGGATCCAAAAACCGATGAAATTTCTCTCGAAGAAATTCATACTTCTTACCCGCTTGATCGGTCTCTCCTTTCCAAATTGGTTGTCATCAAACTGAATGGTGGACTTGGGACCAGCATGGGTCTGGATAAAGCCAAATCATTAATTCCTATCAAAGGGAATTTGTCGTTTCTCTCCGTTATGGCAAAACAAATCGAATACCTGCGTCGTAAGTATGGGATCGACGTTCCCCTCCTTTTTATGGATTCTTACAATACCCAAGAAGATTCCCAAAAAGAATTGAAACAAAGCGGATTTAAACAGTCGTTACGTTCTAGTTTTTTACAACACAAAGTCCCAAGGCTTGTTTCTAAAACTTTCGCACCCATTCGCTCAAAAGTGGAAAAAGACAATTGGTGTCCACCTGGGCATGGTGATATTTATTTCACCATGATGGAAGAAGGGATATTAGATGAACTTCTATCAAAAGGATATGAAATTGCTTTCCTTTCCAATGGAGATAATTTAGGGGCAACGGTTGACCCGCAAATTGTTTCTTATTTATTAAAAGAAAACATCCATTTTGCCATGGAGATGACGCCAAAAACTCTCGCTGATAAAAAAGGGGGAGCCATTTATCGCAAGTTAGTTGATGGTAAAATGGTTCAGTATGAACTTTTAGAAACTGCTCAAGTTCCGAAAGAACACGAACATGAATTTAGTGGACTTGGGAAATTTAGAACCTTTTCTACAAATAATCTTTGGATTAATTTGGCAGCATTAAAAGAAAGATTTAACCAAGGCAATTTTTCGCTTTCTCTTATCGTTAATCCAAAACAAGTCGATGGACAAGAGGTCATCCAACTCGAAACAGCAATGGGAAGTGCAGTTGGTAATTTTTCCAAGTTCAAAGGCATCATCATCCCTAGGGATCGATTTGCTCCTGTCAAAAAAACAGAAGATTATTTGATCCGTCGTTCTGATGCGTATATATTAAATGAAGATTTTTCCCTTACCATGGCAAATGAAAGAAAGGAAAAAGGTCTCGGTGAGGTCTTGATCTCACTAGATGAAAAACATTATAAAAAAATCCAACAATTTGATGCATTGTTCGTATCCTTACCTTCTTTGTTGTATTGCGAAGAATTGGTTGTCGAAGGAGAGGTATTATTTGATGTACCTGTTACCATCAAAGGGAAAGTGAAATTCCAGAACCAATCGGGAAGTCTGAAAAAAATATCTTCTTTAGCAAAAACAGAATTTGAAAATCAAATCGTTTCTTTATGAAAGGTTTTCGTTTTTTCCTAATTGGATTTTTACTTTTTAGTTGTGGGGCACCTTTTTCATTTCGTTCTGCTTGTTACGAAAGGAACAAATGTTCCACTATTGAAGGAGCATGTTTCTTACGTAACGATTCATTTTATAGAATTTCAACAGGTGCATCAGAATATAGTAACGCAGATTTGGCAGCGATCGTTGGAAGTTGTATTGGGCTTGAAAAGGTATGCCGAAAAAATTGTGAAAGTGGAACTATTTTTTAAATTGAAGTTCTAACCTTTCCTGCATTTGGATAAACACTCGGGTGATATACTCTTCATTTCTTGAGATTCTCCAGTTCATTAAAGAGCCTTCATATAAATTGATTAAATCTCTTGCCAATGCGATTTCATCTGTGGAATTTAGAATTAGATTTTCTTTTTTCCATTTTTGAATGCGGACAACAAAGATGGATTCCCAACGAGATACAATTAGTCTAAACTCATCACTAAACGGCTGTTCCCCGACTGGGAATTGACATGAAAAAATAGCAATGGGACAACCTTGGTAATAAGAATCATCTGAGTGGATTTGTTGTAAGATTGCTTTTTTCATTTCAGAAATGAAAGCTTTCGGTGTAGGGGACTTTCGAAGGATTTCACGAAACCAAACAAGCACATCCACGCCATACGCTCGGATCACTTCTACACCTAAACTTTGTTTGGAGGGGAAGTGGTCATAAAAACTTGCCTTTGCTGTCTCCGACTCTTTGATGATTTGGTTGATCCCCGTATGGTAATACCCTTGTCGGTAAAACCGATTTTTGGCGATTCCTAGAATCCTAACTTTCGGAGACGTTTTCATTTATGTCCATTGTATCAGAATTCCAGAAATCGCAAAGAAAAATAGACAGAATTGTCTGTTTTAGAACTTGGCAGACAGGTCGGTCTGTCTAAAATGAGTAAAAAGAGGAGAAAGTCCCCATGAAAGTCATACATACTGCCGAAATTCCTGTCCTTTGGAGCCACTTAGATGCGAATGGACATGTTAATAATGGTGTTTACCAATCGTATTTTGATGAAGCTAGGATGCAGGCTTTGGAATCGATTGGATTTTCAATCCGCGAAATGAGAGAAAATTTGGTTGGCCCAGTTGTTTTAAAAGCGGAGCTAACGTACCACAAACCTTTAGGACACCCAGATGTGGTACGGATTGAAACGGGTTTCCGGGATATGACGGCCGTTAGAGGAACTGTTGTACAAACAATGTTCCGAAGTTCTGATGGAGTTTTGGTATGTGAGGCAAATTTTTCTGCGATCTTTTTTGATTTTGCAAAAAAAAGACCATGGAAAATTCCTAAACAGTATTTTGACAACCTAGCAGTTGTTTGAGTAATTTTTGAAAAATGAAATCCACGATTTGATTGGATCGTGGATTTTGTGTTTATTCACGTATAAAAGACAATTGGCTTTTTTCAGGAACCAAACCTTTGTCTTCAAATTCACCCGATAATGATTCATAACTGGGTGAAAGTTTGATTTTCCATTTTCCTTTTTCTTCGATGGAGTCAGAATCAATGATGTTTCTACCTCTAAAGATTTCGTTTTCATTCCATTTCATGATGATGTTTCCTTCCACATCCTCAGCTTCAATGGTCAAACGAACAGGTTTTACCTTGTTTTTTCCATCCCAATACATAGCGGTCCAAGGACCGATAAACTTTTGTATGGCGGATTCACCAAACGTTTTTACCTTTTTTACATCTTGAACCGTTTCAGATAAAACGGCAGTCACAGGGACTGAATATAAACTTTCACCAATTCCTTTTTGTACCGATTGGATAACGAAAAAATAAAACTGATTTTTTGCTAAGTTTTGTAATTTAAAATTAGTATCTGAAGTTTCTTTGACCAAACTCCATTCTTCTTCATTCTTTTTTCTCATCAAAATTTTATAAGAGGTTACTTTAGGTATCGCATTCCAACTAAACCAAAATTCGCTTAATTTTCGATTTTCGGTAACATTAAGTGTCGGTGCTTTTAGGCTGAGAGACCGACCAGCGACAAGGGATGCATACCCAACATCTGGTTCTGAAGGAAGGCTAAACATCTCTCCTTCAAACTCAGAAGTAACTGCATAAAATGACTCTTTTCCTGATGTATCTTCATCTTTGAATTGTAGTTCTGTCGTTTTTGCAATTCGTTTCCAATTACCATTCGATTTGCGAAAGATGTGATAAGCTGTTGCGCTCGGAGAACCTTCCCATTGTAAGACGGTCACTCCTGGATAAAGTCCTTTGGAAGCAGTAAAATGTTGTGGTCTAGGTTTTAAAACTTCTGATGGATCTAGATGTGCGGATACGTAATAACTTGCTTCACCTTCTAATTGGTTTCTTTCAGGTACTACTTGGTAAATTTCATTATCTCCATTACGACTTGCCTTTAAGTCTGTATAGGTATTTTTATCTGTTTTCCCAAGAAACCGAAAGATTCGTGCCATCGCATTCCATTTATAGACAATATATGTAGTAGGGATTGTTTGGTAATCCCATTCTAATACAATACGATCATTTGTGGGTGCTACGGATGCACGTAAATTAGTGACTGGTAGAATACCTGCAGTTTTTGTTGGTTCCGATGCATAACCATCATTTGAGTCAATGGAAGGTTTCGATAGATAATTTTCGTCTAGGCTTGCGACTCGGTAATGGTAGGCTGTGTTTTTTTGTACGCCAAAATCATCGAAGTAAGGTTGTTTGGATAAACCAACTAATTGGTATTTGGTATCAATTTTACGTTTTCTATACACTTCATACCCAATTGCCCGTTTTTCACTCGACCAAGAAATTCGAATTCTGTCGGAAAAGTCACCTCTTGAAGCATATACTTCCTTCGGAGGGAATAAATTATGTTCGCCAAATTCTAATGAATCCAAAGCATGCATGAGTTTTGATTCCGAAAGTAATTGGTTTTCTTCAAAAGAATCTGCTACATAAATTGACTTTGTGTATTTTGGAAAACTTTCATAAGAAATCCAAAGATAACCTTGGTCTCCCCATTGGTTACCCCAAGTATTCCAAACACGGAATGCCTTTTTTTTGTCATTAAATCCAAGTATCACTAATGATTGGGCACCTAACACTTCTCCGTTACCGTGTTGAAAAATCGATTCGGGTTTCGGATCTAAAAAGTTTTCATACACCAAGTATCCAATTAAAACTGGTTTTTTCTCAGTTAACGCTAATTTTACGGAAACGAGGTCGTGTGGTTCAATCTTAAAAATACGATTGAGCCTTGCTTTTCTTCCAATTTCCACGATATTTGCTTTTGGCCTGACACGTAAACCTGTACCAGACTCATTCATAAATTCTATGGGAACAGAACCACGACTGGTAGCAAGGACCAAAGCATCAAGTAGTGAAACGGCTTGGTCTTTTCCACTATTCAATTGGTTGTAGATAAAGTTGGCGGAGTAGAGAACTTTTTGACCATTTGCTGAACTTGGTCCAATCGAAGATAAATTTCTGATTCCTTTTTTTTGTGCTTCTAAATACGAAATTAGCCCATATCCGACCGTATAACCAACGTTATCTTTGCCTGTCCCTTGGTCCATTGGAGTTGGAAAATCGGGACTTAAATCTACACTTGAAGGCAAATCAGAATATGTAAGTTCGGAAGCATAGGGAGGGATACTTTGGTACAATGCAAAAGGATCCGGAGTTAAACCTGTTTTTTTAAGTGAGGATTTTGTTTCTGTTTTTCCTGTGATCGGTTTCGATTGAAAACTAACAATAATTAGGCATAATATAGCAAACAATGTACCAAGGGCTAACTTTTGTTTTGTATTCTGAAACATTTTAATCCTCTTCTAAATCAAAACTGATAGGCAATCGGTGAGACATTCTAGTCGGTTTGCCTTTGTCGTAACCAGGTGAGAAACGTGCTCTTTGGATGATTTTG
Proteins encoded:
- a CDS encoding fibronectin type III domain-containing protein; translated protein: MFQNTKQKLALGTLFAILCLIIVSFQSKPITGKTETKSSLKKTGLTPDPFALYQSIPPYASELTYSDLPSSVDLSPDFPTPMDQGTGKDNVGYTVGYGLISYLEAQKKGIRNLSSIGPSSANGQKVLYSANFIYNQLNSGKDQAVSLLDALVLATSRGSVPIEFMNESGTGLRVRPKANIVEIGRKARLNRIFKIEPHDLVSVKLALTEKKPVLIGYLVYENFLDPKPESIFQHGNGEVLGAQSLVILGFNDKKKAFRVWNTWGNQWGDQGYLWISYESFPKYTKSIYVADSFEENQLLSESKLMHALDSLEFGEHNLFPPKEVYASRGDFSDRIRISWSSEKRAIGYEVYRKRKIDTKYQLVGLSKQPYFDDFGVQKNTAYHYRVASLDENYLSKPSIDSNDGYASEPTKTAGILPVTNLRASVAPTNDRIVLEWDYQTIPTTYIVYKWNAMARIFRFLGKTDKNTYTDLKASRNGDNEIYQVVPERNQLEGEASYYVSAHLDPSEVLKPRPQHFTASKGLYPGVTVLQWEGSPSATAYHIFRKSNGNWKRIAKTTELQFKDEDTSGKESFYAVTSEFEGEMFSLPSEPDVGYASLVAGRSLSLKAPTLNVTENRKLSEFWFSWNAIPKVTSYKILMRKKNEEEWSLVKETSDTNFKLQNLAKNQFYFFVIQSVQKGIGESLYSVPVTAVLSETVQDVKKVKTFGESAIQKFIGPWTAMYWDGKNKVKPVRLTIEAEDVEGNIIMKWNENEIFRGRNIIDSDSIEEKGKWKIKLSPSYESLSGEFEDKGLVPEKSQLSFIRE
- a CDS encoding LA_0364 family Cys-rich lipoprotein, which encodes MKGFRFFLIGFLLFSCGAPFSFRSACYERNKCSTIEGACFLRNDSFYRISTGASEYSNADLAAIVGSCIGLEKVCRKNCESGTIF
- a CDS encoding acyl-CoA thioesterase, translating into MKVIHTAEIPVLWSHLDANGHVNNGVYQSYFDEARMQALESIGFSIREMRENLVGPVVLKAELTYHKPLGHPDVVRIETGFRDMTAVRGTVVQTMFRSSDGVLVCEANFSAIFFDFAKKRPWKIPKQYFDNLAVV
- a CDS encoding TetR/AcrR family transcriptional regulator — protein: MKTSPKVRILGIAKNRFYRQGYYHTGINQIIKESETAKASFYDHFPSKQSLGVEVIRAYGVDVLVWFREILRKSPTPKAFISEMKKAILQQIHSDDSYYQGCPIAIFSCQFPVGEQPFSDEFRLIVSRWESIFVVRIQKWKKENLILNSTDEIALARDLINLYEGSLMNWRISRNEEYITRVFIQMQERLELQFKK
- a CDS encoding UTP--glucose-1-phosphate uridylyltransferase; the encoded protein is MEKETSDQLIRETMKNAGLSDSFIADFILKVDAVRNGETGFVRWEEVGDLDPKTDEISLEEIHTSYPLDRSLLSKLVVIKLNGGLGTSMGLDKAKSLIPIKGNLSFLSVMAKQIEYLRRKYGIDVPLLFMDSYNTQEDSQKELKQSGFKQSLRSSFLQHKVPRLVSKTFAPIRSKVEKDNWCPPGHGDIYFTMMEEGILDELLSKGYEIAFLSNGDNLGATVDPQIVSYLLKENIHFAMEMTPKTLADKKGGAIYRKLVDGKMVQYELLETAQVPKEHEHEFSGLGKFRTFSTNNLWINLAALKERFNQGNFSLSLIVNPKQVDGQEVIQLETAMGSAVGNFSKFKGIIIPRDRFAPVKKTEDYLIRRSDAYILNEDFSLTMANERKEKGLGEVLISLDEKHYKKIQQFDALFVSLPSLLYCEELVVEGEVLFDVPVTIKGKVKFQNQSGSLKKISSLAKTEFENQIVSL